A single region of the Streptomyces caelestis genome encodes:
- a CDS encoding S-(hydroxymethyl)mycothiol dehydrogenase — protein MTHEVRAVVARKKGAPVSVETIVVPDPGPGEALVKVEACGVCHTDLHYREGGISDDFPFLLGHEAAGRVEAVGEGVTGVEPGDFVVLNWRAVCGQCRACSKGKPWYCFATHNATQPMTLLDGTPLSPALGIGAFAEKTLVAAGQCTKVDPAAPAAAAGLLGCGVMAGFGAAVNTGAVGRGDSVAVIGCGGVGMAAVAGARLAGASKVIAVDIDQRKLDRAMTMGATHTVDGAKGDVVEAVRELTGGFGADVVVEAVGRPETYRQAFYARDLAGTVVLVGVPTPEMKVELPLLDVFGRGGSLKSSWYGDCLPSRDFPALIDLYLGGRFDLDAFVSETIGLGDVEEAFEKMHRGDVLRSVVVL, from the coding sequence ATGACCCACGAGGTTCGTGCCGTCGTCGCCCGGAAGAAGGGCGCACCGGTCTCCGTCGAGACGATCGTCGTCCCGGATCCGGGTCCAGGTGAGGCGCTGGTCAAGGTCGAGGCGTGCGGCGTCTGTCATACCGATCTCCACTACCGCGAGGGCGGGATCAGCGACGACTTCCCCTTCCTTCTGGGGCATGAGGCGGCAGGCCGCGTCGAGGCGGTCGGAGAGGGAGTCACCGGCGTCGAGCCCGGCGACTTCGTCGTCCTCAACTGGCGTGCGGTGTGCGGCCAGTGCCGGGCTTGCAGCAAGGGCAAGCCGTGGTACTGCTTCGCCACCCACAACGCCACACAGCCGATGACGCTGCTCGACGGCACCCCGCTCTCGCCGGCCCTCGGCATCGGCGCGTTCGCGGAGAAGACGCTGGTCGCCGCCGGGCAGTGCACCAAGGTGGACCCGGCGGCCCCGGCGGCGGCAGCCGGTCTGCTCGGGTGCGGCGTCATGGCGGGCTTCGGCGCGGCCGTGAACACCGGTGCCGTCGGCCGGGGCGACTCCGTCGCCGTCATCGGCTGCGGCGGCGTCGGTATGGCCGCCGTCGCGGGGGCGAGGCTGGCCGGGGCGAGCAAGGTCATCGCCGTCGACATCGACCAGCGCAAGCTGGACCGGGCCATGACCATGGGGGCCACCCACACGGTCGACGGGGCGAAGGGCGACGTCGTCGAAGCGGTGCGCGAGCTGACGGGCGGCTTCGGCGCGGACGTCGTCGTGGAGGCGGTCGGCCGCCCCGAGACGTACCGGCAGGCCTTCTACGCCCGCGACCTGGCCGGCACGGTCGTGCTGGTCGGCGTGCCCACCCCGGAGATGAAGGTGGAGCTGCCCCTGCTCGACGTCTTCGGCCGGGGCGGCTCGCTGAAGTCCAGCTGGTACGGCGACTGCCTGCCCTCACGCGACTTCCCGGCCCTCATCGACCTGTATCTGGGAGGCCGTTTCGACCTGGACGCGTTCGTCTCCGAGACCATCGGCCTCGGTGACGTGGAGGAGGCGTTCGAGAAGATGCACCGCGGCGACGTGCTGCGCTCGGTGGTGGTGCTGTGA
- a CDS encoding MBL fold metallo-hydrolase, with the protein MAGAPRIEHLVTSGTFSLDGGTWDVDNNVWIIGDDDEVVVVDAAHDSDAILEAVGDRRLSAIVCTHAHDDHVRAAPDVALATGAPILLHPDDQVLWKMVHPGRRPDGPLADGDELMVAGIGLRVLHTPGHAPGAVCLYAPELGALFSGDTLFAGGPGATGRSYSDFGTIIGSIGDRLLTLPGETVVHTGHGETTTVEAEAPHLEEWAARGW; encoded by the coding sequence ATGGCCGGCGCACCGCGCATCGAACATCTCGTCACCAGCGGGACCTTCAGCCTCGACGGCGGGACCTGGGACGTCGACAACAACGTCTGGATCATCGGTGACGACGACGAGGTGGTCGTCGTCGACGCGGCACACGATTCCGACGCCATCCTGGAGGCCGTCGGTGACCGTCGCCTGTCGGCCATCGTGTGCACCCACGCCCACGACGACCATGTGCGCGCCGCACCGGACGTCGCTCTGGCCACGGGCGCGCCCATCCTCCTGCACCCTGACGACCAGGTGCTGTGGAAGATGGTGCACCCCGGCCGGCGGCCCGACGGCCCGCTCGCCGACGGTGACGAACTCATGGTGGCGGGCATCGGCCTGCGTGTCCTCCACACGCCCGGACACGCTCCGGGTGCCGTGTGCCTGTACGCACCCGAACTGGGCGCACTGTTCAGCGGTGACACGCTGTTCGCCGGAGGCCCCGGCGCGACCGGGCGCTCGTACAGCGACTTCGGCACGATCATCGGCTCCATCGGTGACCGGCTGCTGACCCTCCCGGGCGAGACGGTCGTCCACACCGGACACGGCGAGACGACGACCGTCGAGGCGGAGGCACCGCACCTGGAGGAGTGGGCCGCCCGCGGCTGGTGA
- a CDS encoding BCCT family transporter, giving the protein MTIATTKKTTSALARVDPAVLYVSVTLSALFVAWGVFFTDSLATVAEATLGRIIDNFGWLFVLTSSGFVVLATVLAFSRFGSIRLGRDDERPEFSTASWVAMMFSAGMGIGLMFYGASEPIMHMSSPPPGSAKAGSADAARLALEYSYFHWAIHPWAMYAVAGLALAYFGFRRSGNSLISSAFRPLLGDRVDGPLGKSIDILAIFATLFGSAVSLGLGALQVNRGLNEVWGVPDSTALAVSVIAVLTVLFVLSALSGVHRGIQWLSNGNMILAAVLLLFVFVVGPTVFILESQTEALGGYLASLPKMSFTTGAFGGGEWLSGWTVFYWAWWISWTPFVGTFIARISRGRTIREFIVGVILAPSLVSVVWFAILGGTALNQEMHGGHLAAAVAEGEEAGLFATLRNLPWFPVTSVLVIVLVGLFFVSGADAASVVLGMLSCRGDMAPGRLVVILWGALTGLVAAVLLMAGGLEAVKQVAIIAAFPFLFVMIGLCVSLVKALRAEPVPALSAEREGLADAVGEPGPDDGVRPAEVMADSQPTG; this is encoded by the coding sequence ATGACTATCGCGACGACGAAGAAAACGACATCGGCCCTCGCACGGGTGGATCCGGCCGTCCTCTATGTATCTGTCACGCTGTCCGCCCTGTTCGTCGCTTGGGGGGTGTTCTTCACCGACAGTCTCGCCACGGTCGCCGAGGCGACGCTGGGCCGGATCATCGACAACTTCGGCTGGCTGTTCGTCCTGACGAGTTCCGGGTTCGTGGTGCTGGCGACGGTGCTCGCGTTCAGCCGGTTCGGCTCCATCCGGCTCGGCAGAGACGATGAGCGCCCGGAGTTCAGCACCGCGTCCTGGGTGGCGATGATGTTCAGCGCCGGCATGGGGATCGGCCTCATGTTCTACGGGGCGAGCGAGCCGATCATGCATATGTCCAGCCCGCCACCGGGCTCCGCGAAGGCGGGCAGCGCGGACGCCGCCCGCCTGGCGCTGGAGTACTCGTACTTCCACTGGGCGATCCACCCCTGGGCGATGTACGCCGTCGCCGGGCTGGCGCTCGCCTACTTCGGTTTTCGCAGGAGCGGCAACAGTCTGATCAGTTCCGCCTTCCGCCCGCTGCTGGGCGACCGGGTGGACGGGCCGCTGGGCAAGTCCATCGACATTCTGGCGATCTTCGCCACCCTCTTCGGTTCCGCCGTCTCCCTCGGACTGGGCGCGCTCCAGGTCAACCGGGGGCTGAACGAGGTCTGGGGCGTCCCCGACTCCACCGCGCTGGCCGTCTCGGTCATCGCGGTCCTCACCGTCCTGTTCGTGCTCTCCGCCCTCTCCGGTGTGCATCGCGGCATCCAGTGGCTGAGCAACGGCAACATGATTCTCGCCGCCGTCCTGCTGCTCTTCGTCTTCGTGGTGGGCCCCACGGTGTTCATCCTGGAGAGCCAGACCGAGGCGCTGGGCGGCTATCTGGCCTCGCTGCCGAAGATGAGTTTCACGACGGGTGCCTTCGGCGGCGGTGAGTGGCTCTCCGGCTGGACGGTCTTCTACTGGGCGTGGTGGATCTCCTGGACGCCGTTCGTCGGGACGTTCATCGCCCGGATCTCCCGCGGGCGGACCATCCGGGAGTTCATCGTCGGCGTGATCCTCGCGCCGAGCCTGGTGAGTGTCGTGTGGTTCGCGATCCTCGGCGGGACCGCCCTGAACCAGGAGATGCACGGCGGTCACCTGGCCGCGGCGGTCGCCGAAGGCGAGGAAGCGGGCCTGTTCGCCACCCTGCGGAACCTTCCCTGGTTCCCCGTCACCTCGGTCCTGGTGATCGTTCTGGTCGGCCTGTTCTTCGTGAGCGGCGCGGACGCCGCATCCGTCGTCCTCGGCATGCTCTCCTGCCGGGGCGACATGGCCCCCGGGCGCCTCGTCGTGATCCTCTGGGGTGCGCTGACCGGTCTGGTCGCGGCCGTGCTGTTGATGGCCGGAGGCCTGGAGGCGGTCAAGCAGGTGGCCATCATCGCCGCGTTCCCGTTCCTCTTCGTGATGATCGGCCTGTGCGTCTCCCTCGTGAAGGCACTGCGCGCCGAGCCGGTCCCCGCCTTGTCGGCGGAACGGGAAGGCCTCGCCGACGCCGTCGGCGAGCCGGGACCGGACGATGGTGTACGGCCGGCCGAGGTCATGGCGGACTCGCAACCCACGGGCTGA
- a CDS encoding chorismate-binding protein, with product MHTPAPMARFGGLVAADLRDVTSDPAALDSSGFWAVVAGFEGRLVCARFGRLRPARVPAPRTGAWRGPAAGDWISSLDRTAYTAGVRRIREHIAAGDVYQANLCRVLSAPLPDPGAADIDALTALLARGNPAPYAGTVRLPAHGVEVATASPELFLRRTGRIVESGPIKGTGRTADDLLEKDHAENVMIVDLVRNDLGRVCATGSVTVPALCAVERHPGLVHLVSTVRGELAQGAGWPELMAGTFPPGSVTGAPRSSALRVIDALETAPRGPYCGAIGWVDADRGTGELAVGIRTFWIDRAAPAGPVLRFGTGAGITWGSDPGREWDETELKASRPLTLASRPQGEAEAFHLP from the coding sequence GTGCACACTCCCGCCCCGATGGCCCGCTTCGGCGGTCTCGTCGCCGCTGATCTGCGGGATGTGACCAGCGATCCCGCCGCCCTGGACTCCTCCGGTTTCTGGGCGGTCGTAGCGGGCTTCGAAGGCCGCCTGGTCTGCGCGCGGTTCGGCCGACTGCGTCCCGCGCGGGTGCCCGCTCCGCGGACCGGGGCCTGGCGGGGCCCGGCCGCCGGCGACTGGATCTCGTCGCTGGACCGCACCGCCTACACCGCGGGCGTGCGCCGCATCCGCGAGCACATCGCGGCGGGCGACGTCTACCAGGCCAATCTCTGCCGCGTGCTCTCCGCGCCCCTGCCCGACCCGGGCGCCGCCGACATCGACGCGCTGACCGCGCTGCTCGCCCGTGGCAACCCCGCGCCCTACGCCGGTACGGTCCGGCTTCCCGCACACGGCGTCGAAGTGGCCACCGCCTCGCCCGAACTCTTCCTGCGCCGCACCGGCCGGATCGTGGAGTCCGGGCCGATCAAGGGCACCGGCCGTACGGCGGACGACCTGCTGGAGAAGGACCATGCCGAGAACGTGATGATCGTGGACCTGGTCCGCAACGACCTGGGGCGGGTCTGCGCCACCGGATCCGTGACCGTTCCGGCGCTGTGCGCCGTCGAACGGCATCCGGGCCTGGTGCATCTCGTCTCCACCGTGCGCGGGGAGCTGGCGCAGGGCGCGGGCTGGCCCGAGCTGATGGCCGGGACCTTCCCACCGGGTTCCGTGACCGGCGCCCCCAGATCCAGCGCACTGCGCGTCATCGACGCCCTGGAGACCGCGCCCCGCGGCCCCTACTGCGGCGCCATCGGCTGGGTCGACGCCGACCGGGGGACCGGTGAACTGGCCGTGGGCATCCGCACCTTCTGGATCGACCGCGCCGCCCCGGCGGGGCCGGTGCTGCGCTTCGGTACGGGCGCCGGCATCACCTGGGGGTCCGATCCCGGGCGGGAGTGGGACGAGACCGAACTCAAGGCCTCTCGGCCGCTCACTCTGGCGTCGAGGCCGCAGGGGGAAGCCGAGGCCTTCCACCTGCCTTGA
- the secD gene encoding protein translocase subunit SecD, whose product MNRSLRVRALLALAVLALSLYIAVTVPVRLGLDLRGGTQLVLQTRSTPTTEADSEATDRTLEVLRGRIDGLGVAEPTLVRSGGNRIIVELPGVQDPKRAADVLGRTAQLTFHPVLGTADSTDDASRPLPKRPREHVLPDESGTPLRLGAAALTGEDVKEAAARFDQQGGAGWHVTVDFEGDGRAGWARLTGEAACHPAGDPARRVAIVLDDKVISSPQVDPSVACRTGIRDGATQITGSFGPEKARELSLLVNGGALPVPVETVEQRTVGPTLGAQAITASAWAAAIGTALTSLFIIGVYRLMGVLAAVALACYGLVSYAALAALGATLTLPGLAGFVLAIGMAVDANVLVFERAREEYAARRRPSTRSALTAGFRDAFSAIADSNITTLIAAALLFFLASGPVRGFGVTLGIGVLASMFSALVITRVLAEVAVSRPRVRRRPRLTGIATTGAVRDRLTRRNPRLMRRPRRWLAVSAAALILAGSGIAVRGIDLGVEFTGGRLIEYATTSPVDPDRVRTALADAGFPRAVVQSSGETGLTVRTDPLTNAEETEVTGTVRDLASGADKVRDELVGPSLGEELRRGALIALAVALGAQFVYLAARFRSVFAAAAVVALAHDVVILVGVFAWLGRPVDGVFLAALLTVIGYSVNDSVVLFDRVRELARNSPGAPLPDITDQAILQTLPRTVNTGIGAAFILTALAVLGGSSLTDFALALLIGLVVGTYSSVLTAAPVAIQLHHRTSARPPSGRI is encoded by the coding sequence TTGAACCGTTCCCTGCGCGTGAGGGCGCTGCTCGCCCTCGCCGTGCTCGCCCTCTCCCTGTACATCGCCGTCACCGTGCCGGTCCGCCTCGGACTCGACCTGCGCGGCGGTACGCAGCTCGTGCTGCAGACCCGCTCCACCCCCACCACCGAAGCCGACAGTGAGGCCACCGACCGCACCCTGGAGGTGTTGCGCGGCCGTATCGACGGGCTCGGCGTCGCCGAACCCACCCTCGTCCGATCCGGCGGGAACCGGATCATCGTCGAACTGCCCGGTGTGCAGGACCCGAAGCGGGCGGCCGATGTCCTGGGCCGTACCGCGCAGCTCACCTTCCACCCGGTGCTCGGCACCGCGGACAGCACCGACGACGCCTCCCGGCCGCTGCCGAAGCGACCCCGGGAACACGTCCTGCCCGACGAGTCCGGCACACCGCTGCGCCTCGGGGCCGCGGCCCTGACCGGCGAGGACGTCAAGGAGGCCGCCGCCCGGTTCGACCAGCAGGGCGGCGCCGGATGGCACGTCACCGTCGACTTCGAGGGCGACGGCCGGGCCGGCTGGGCCCGGCTGACCGGCGAGGCCGCCTGCCACCCGGCGGGCGACCCGGCGCGGCGGGTCGCCATCGTCCTCGACGACAAGGTCATCTCCTCGCCGCAGGTCGACCCGTCCGTCGCCTGCCGGACCGGCATCCGCGACGGCGCCACACAGATCACGGGCTCCTTCGGCCCGGAGAAGGCCCGCGAACTCTCCCTGCTCGTCAACGGCGGGGCCCTGCCCGTGCCCGTCGAGACCGTGGAGCAGCGCACCGTCGGCCCGACGCTCGGGGCGCAGGCCATCACCGCGAGCGCCTGGGCGGCGGCCATCGGCACCGCGCTGACCTCGCTGTTCATCATCGGCGTCTACCGGCTGATGGGCGTACTGGCCGCTGTCGCGCTGGCCTGCTACGGCCTCGTCTCCTACGCCGCGCTGGCCGCGCTCGGCGCCACCCTGACCCTGCCGGGACTGGCCGGTTTCGTTCTGGCGATCGGCATGGCCGTGGACGCCAACGTGCTGGTCTTCGAACGGGCCCGCGAGGAGTACGCGGCCCGCCGCCGGCCCAGTACGCGCTCGGCGCTGACGGCCGGGTTCCGCGACGCCTTCAGCGCGATCGCCGACTCCAACATCACCACCCTGATCGCGGCCGCCCTGCTGTTCTTCCTCGCCTCCGGGCCGGTGCGCGGCTTCGGCGTCACCCTGGGCATCGGTGTGCTCGCCTCCATGTTCAGCGCCCTGGTGATCACCCGCGTGCTCGCCGAGGTCGCCGTGAGCCGCCCCCGGGTTCGCCGCCGCCCCCGCCTCACCGGCATCGCCACCACCGGTGCGGTCCGCGACCGCCTCACCCGCCGCAACCCACGGCTGATGCGCCGCCCCCGCCGCTGGCTGGCCGTGTCAGCCGCCGCGCTGATCCTGGCGGGCTCGGGCATCGCGGTACGCGGCATCGACCTCGGTGTGGAGTTCACCGGTGGCCGCCTGATCGAGTACGCCACCACCAGCCCCGTCGACCCCGACCGGGTCCGTACCGCCCTCGCCGACGCCGGGTTCCCCCGGGCCGTCGTGCAGTCCTCCGGCGAGACGGGGCTGACGGTGCGCACCGATCCGCTGACCAACGCGGAGGAGACCGAGGTCACCGGTACCGTGCGTGATCTCGCGAGCGGGGCGGACAAGGTCCGCGACGAACTGGTCGGCCCCAGCCTGGGCGAGGAACTGCGCCGGGGCGCCCTGATCGCGCTCGCCGTGGCTCTCGGCGCCCAGTTCGTCTACCTCGCGGCACGCTTCCGGTCGGTGTTCGCCGCGGCGGCGGTCGTCGCCCTCGCCCACGACGTGGTGATCCTCGTCGGCGTCTTCGCCTGGCTCGGCAGGCCCGTCGACGGGGTGTTCCTGGCGGCCCTGCTCACCGTCATCGGCTACTCGGTGAACGACTCCGTGGTCCTCTTCGACCGCGTCAGGGAGCTCGCCCGCAACTCCCCAGGGGCACCGCTGCCGGACATCACCGATCAGGCCATCCTGCAGACCCTGCCCCGGACCGTGAACACGGGCATCGGCGCAGCGTTCATCCTCACCGCCCTCGCGGTGCTCGGCGGGTCGTCGCTCACCGACTTCGCCCTGGCCCTGCTCATCGGCCTCGTGGTCGGTACGTACTCCTCCGTCCTCACCGCCGCCCCCGTGGCGATCCAGCTCCACCACCGCACCTCGGCCCGGCCGCCGTCCGGCCGCATCTGA
- a CDS encoding GTP cyclohydrolase I, with protein sequence MARVIEHFVCRLQVPERLAKQVADWLQAHLEPKGMGCADFALTVVARPLGRGERGEKGRRTGG encoded by the coding sequence CTGGCCCGCGTGATAGAGCACTTCGTCTGCCGGCTCCAGGTCCCGGAACGCCTGGCCAAGCAGGTCGCCGACTGGCTGCAAGCGCATCTCGAACCCAAGGGCATGGGCTGTGCGGACTTCGCCCTGACCGTCGTGGCGCGGCCGTTGGGCCGAGGTGAGCGCGGCGAGAAAGGTCGGCGTACAGGGGGTTGA
- a CDS encoding NAD(P)/FAD-dependent oxidoreductase, whose protein sequence is MRTVAVVGASLAGLSAARSLRKQGYDGRLVVIGDEVHRPYDRPPLSKEFLAGGISDADLALEPDGEDLQAEWLLGARAAGLDATPRAVRLTDGREVRADGIVIATGAAARTLPGMDGLAGVHTLRTLDDARALRDELAQGGRLVVIGGGFIGAEVASTAYALGLDVTIVEAAPTPLAGPLGPAMGRIVSALHADHGVRLLCGVGVKGLSGESRVDAVLMEDGRSIPADIVVVGVGARPCVDWLAGSGVALDDGVTCGADGRTSLAGVVAVGDCASWYDPRTGAHRRVEHWTGARERPDAAVAALLSWGESDPGIPRPPYFWSDQYGVKIQFVGNAARADSVTIEEGTADDRNVLAVYRRAGHPVAVLGMNQPKLFMRWRKHLAAKTP, encoded by the coding sequence GTGAGGACAGTGGCGGTGGTGGGCGCGTCGCTGGCCGGTCTGTCGGCGGCGCGCTCGTTGCGGAAACAGGGATACGACGGACGGCTGGTCGTCATCGGCGACGAAGTCCACCGCCCGTACGACAGGCCACCACTGTCCAAGGAGTTCCTGGCCGGCGGCATCAGTGATGCCGATCTCGCGCTGGAGCCGGACGGCGAGGACCTGCAAGCGGAGTGGCTGCTCGGAGCCCGCGCCGCCGGACTCGACGCCACGCCCCGCGCCGTGCGGCTCACCGACGGCCGGGAGGTGCGGGCCGACGGCATCGTCATCGCCACGGGCGCCGCCGCGCGGACCCTGCCCGGCATGGACGGACTGGCCGGTGTGCACACCCTGCGCACACTGGACGACGCCCGCGCCCTGCGGGACGAACTGGCCCAAGGCGGGCGCCTGGTGGTGATCGGCGGCGGCTTCATCGGTGCCGAGGTCGCCTCCACCGCCTACGCTCTCGGCCTCGACGTGACCATCGTCGAGGCAGCGCCCACACCACTGGCCGGACCGCTCGGCCCGGCCATGGGGCGCATTGTCTCCGCCCTCCACGCGGACCACGGCGTACGCCTGTTGTGCGGCGTGGGCGTCAAGGGGCTGAGCGGCGAGAGCCGCGTCGACGCCGTCCTGATGGAGGACGGCAGGAGCATCCCCGCCGACATCGTGGTCGTGGGTGTCGGGGCCCGTCCCTGCGTCGACTGGCTGGCCGGATCCGGCGTCGCACTCGACGACGGCGTCACGTGCGGTGCGGACGGCCGGACCAGCCTGGCCGGCGTCGTCGCGGTCGGTGACTGCGCCTCCTGGTACGACCCGCGCACCGGCGCCCACCGCCGTGTCGAGCACTGGACCGGCGCCCGGGAACGCCCCGACGCGGCTGTGGCCGCACTGCTGTCCTGGGGTGAGTCCGATCCGGGTATACCCCGACCGCCGTACTTCTGGTCCGACCAGTACGGCGTGAAGATCCAGTTCGTCGGCAACGCGGCTCGCGCCGACAGCGTGACGATCGAGGAAGGCACCGCGGACGATCGCAACGTCCTGGCCGTCTACCGGCGTGCCGGACACCCGGTCGCCGTACTCGGGATGAACCAGCCGAAGCTGTTCATGCGCTGGCGCAAGCATCTCGCTGCCAAGACCCCCTGA
- a CDS encoding helix-turn-helix transcriptional regulator, whose protein sequence is MFVDHPEEAPRPDVSAVAALDEPTRRRLYDHVVRQPGPVSRDEAAAALGLARQTAAFHLDRLAGEALLDVVYERRSGRTGPGAGRPAKLYKRSARQVAVSLPERHYELAGRLLAQAMEESEVTGEPVRAVLHRKARSLGAQLAEQGGTGAFGFLERYGFEPRHDGDAIVLGNCPFHALAREHTQTVCGMNLHLLRGVLEGLEDSGLHACLAPSPGHCCVRLEPASAPPVSASS, encoded by the coding sequence GTGTTCGTGGACCATCCGGAAGAAGCACCCCGCCCCGACGTCTCCGCCGTCGCCGCCCTGGACGAGCCGACCCGCAGGCGGCTGTACGACCACGTCGTGCGCCAGCCGGGACCGGTCAGCCGCGACGAAGCCGCCGCCGCTCTCGGGCTGGCGCGCCAGACCGCGGCCTTCCACCTGGACCGCCTGGCCGGCGAAGCACTGCTTGACGTCGTCTACGAGCGGCGCAGCGGTCGCACCGGCCCGGGAGCGGGCAGGCCGGCCAAGCTCTACAAGCGCTCCGCCAGGCAGGTCGCCGTCAGCCTGCCCGAGCGGCACTACGAGCTGGCCGGACGGCTCCTGGCCCAGGCCATGGAGGAGTCCGAGGTCACGGGCGAACCGGTCCGCGCCGTCCTGCACCGAAAGGCCCGCAGTCTCGGCGCTCAGCTCGCCGAGCAAGGCGGCACAGGCGCATTCGGCTTTCTGGAGCGGTACGGCTTCGAGCCTCGCCATGACGGTGACGCGATCGTGCTGGGCAACTGCCCGTTCCACGCGCTCGCCCGCGAGCACACCCAGACGGTGTGCGGCATGAACCTCCACCTGCTCCGGGGCGTCCTCGAAGGGCTCGAGGACAGCGGGCTCCACGCCTGCCTGGCGCCGAGCCCCGGCCACTGCTGTGTCCGCCTGGAGCCGGCTTCTGCCCCGCCCGTGAGCGCGAGTTCCTGA
- a CDS encoding bifunctional 3-phenylpropionate/cinnamic acid dioxygenase ferredoxin subunit, whose amino-acid sequence MMIAACRLVDLPRGEAHRLDIDPPVSVFHTDDGELFAIDDTCTHQDASLADGWLEGCEVECPLHASKFNLKTGAVDAPPAKLPVRTHEVFVEDGMIYVRLSTAAPNLPPCIAARLAGGVA is encoded by the coding sequence ATGATGATTGCCGCGTGCCGTCTCGTGGATCTGCCCCGAGGCGAGGCCCACAGGCTCGACATCGACCCGCCGGTCTCGGTGTTCCACACCGACGACGGCGAACTCTTCGCCATCGACGACACATGCACCCACCAGGACGCCTCGCTCGCCGACGGCTGGCTGGAGGGCTGCGAGGTCGAATGCCCGCTGCACGCCTCGAAGTTCAACCTCAAGACCGGAGCCGTCGACGCCCCGCCGGCCAAGCTCCCGGTGCGCACGCACGAGGTCTTCGTCGAGGACGGCATGATCTACGTCCGGCTGTCCACGGCAGCCCCGAACCTGCCCCCCTGCATCGCCGCCCGGCTCGCCGGGGGCGTCGCGTGA
- a CDS encoding response regulator, giving the protein MSEATTTATTGTGTIRILLADDHALVRRGVRLILDREPDLEVVAEAGDGAEAIEMARARDVDLAVLDIAMPRLTGLQAARELAAAEPGLRIMMLTMHDNEQYFFQALKAGASGYVLKSVADRDLVAACRAAMRDEPFLYPGAVTALIRNYLDRARQGEETPDQILTPREEEVLKLVAEGHSSKEIADLLFISIKTVQRHRANLLQKLGLRDRLELTRYAIRAGLIEA; this is encoded by the coding sequence ATGTCCGAAGCGACCACGACCGCCACGACGGGCACGGGCACGATCCGCATCCTGCTCGCCGACGACCACGCGCTGGTGCGCCGCGGGGTGCGGCTCATCCTCGACCGGGAACCGGACCTCGAAGTCGTCGCCGAGGCCGGGGACGGCGCCGAGGCCATCGAGATGGCCCGCGCCCGCGACGTCGACCTGGCCGTGCTGGACATCGCCATGCCGCGGCTGACCGGCCTGCAGGCCGCCCGTGAACTGGCCGCCGCCGAGCCGGGCCTGCGGATCATGATGCTCACGATGCACGACAACGAGCAGTACTTCTTCCAGGCCCTGAAGGCCGGCGCCAGCGGGTACGTGCTGAAGTCCGTCGCCGACCGGGACCTGGTCGCCGCCTGCCGGGCCGCGATGCGGGACGAGCCCTTCCTGTATCCGGGCGCGGTCACCGCCCTGATCCGCAACTACCTCGACCGGGCCCGCCAGGGCGAGGAGACGCCCGACCAGATCCTCACCCCCCGCGAGGAAGAGGTCCTCAAGCTGGTGGCCGAGGGCCACTCGTCCAAGGAGATCGCCGACCTGCTGTTCATCAGCATCAAGACCGTCCAGCGGCACCGCGCCAACCTGCTGCAGAAACTCGGCCTGCGTGACCGCCTGGAACTGACCCGGTACGCCATCCGCGCCGGCCTGATCGAAGCCTGA
- the folP gene encoding dihydropteroate synthase: MGIVNVTPDSFSDGGRWFDPERAVAHGIALLDEGADILDVGGESTRPGAARPAVEEELRRVLPVVRELAAAGATVSVDTMRAEVAAHAVEAGAALVNDVSGGLADPAMLPLMARAGTPYVLMHWRGHSAGMQANAVYEDVVTDVVDELRARVDAALHAGVPADCLIVDPGLGFAKHAEHNWRLLGRLREVAALGRPMLVGAARKSFLGHLLADPETGRPRPAHLRDAATSAVSVLAAAQGAWCVRVHDVASTADAVRVTARWGLECAATPPPIPQF; encoded by the coding sequence ATGGGCATCGTGAACGTCACGCCCGACTCGTTCTCCGACGGCGGGCGGTGGTTCGATCCCGAACGGGCCGTCGCGCACGGCATCGCGCTGCTCGACGAGGGCGCGGACATCCTGGACGTGGGTGGCGAGTCGACCCGTCCCGGCGCCGCGCGCCCGGCCGTCGAGGAGGAACTGCGGCGCGTGCTGCCGGTCGTCCGCGAACTCGCCGCCGCGGGGGCGACGGTCAGCGTCGACACCATGCGGGCCGAGGTCGCCGCCCACGCCGTCGAGGCCGGCGCCGCCCTGGTCAACGACGTCTCCGGCGGGCTCGCCGACCCGGCGATGCTTCCGCTGATGGCGCGAGCCGGTACGCCCTACGTGCTCATGCACTGGCGTGGGCACTCCGCGGGAATGCAGGCGAACGCCGTGTACGAAGACGTCGTCACCGACGTGGTCGACGAGTTGCGGGCGAGAGTCGACGCGGCCCTGCACGCCGGGGTCCCGGCGGACTGTCTCATCGTCGACCCGGGGCTCGGGTTCGCCAAGCACGCCGAGCACAACTGGAGGCTGCTCGGCCGTCTTCGGGAGGTCGCCGCGCTCGGCCGGCCGATGCTGGTGGGGGCGGCGCGGAAGTCCTTTCTGGGGCACCTGCTGGCGGACCCGGAGACAGGGCGGCCCCGGCCGGCGCACCTGCGGGACGCGGCCACCTCCGCGGTGTCGGTCCTGGCCGCCGCGCAGGGCGCCTGGTGCGTGCGCGTCCATGACGTCGCCTCGACGGCCGACGCGGTGCGCGTGACCGCTCGGTGGGGCCTCGAATGCGCGGCGACGCCGCCGCCGATCCCTCAGTTCTGA